The following proteins are encoded in a genomic region of Mycobacterium sp. 155:
- a CDS encoding SGNH/GDSL hydrolase family protein gives MGSSSRAPRVRNRTPSRTTFALAAAATLVSTGSAYIGARNLLSGQADQARRVIPKAWDIPPRADGVYAPGGGPVQRWERGIPFDIHLMVFGDSTATGYGCRVADEVPGVVIARGVAEQFGKRVRLSTKAIVGATSKGLSGQIDAMFVAGPPPDAAVIMIGANDITKPNGIGPSARRLGVAVQRLRSAGAVVVVGTCPDFGVIKAIPQPLRWVARDRGLRLARAQAGAVRAAGGVPVPFSDLLAPDFYKTPELLFSQDMFHPSAAGYALAASQLLPALCNALGNWDGDEALETGSADDASLLSRLGGVSRLWRRPTGVPAPIVVPAG, from the coding sequence GTGGGCTCAAGCAGTCGTGCTCCTCGCGTCCGCAACCGCACCCCGAGTCGGACGACCTTCGCCCTGGCGGCCGCGGCAACACTGGTGTCTACCGGCTCCGCGTATATCGGGGCGCGCAATCTGCTGTCGGGGCAGGCGGATCAGGCCCGTCGGGTCATCCCGAAGGCTTGGGACATCCCACCCCGCGCCGACGGCGTCTACGCGCCCGGCGGTGGCCCGGTGCAGCGTTGGGAGCGCGGAATTCCGTTCGACATACATCTGATGGTGTTCGGCGACTCGACCGCCACGGGCTACGGCTGCCGCGTGGCCGACGAGGTACCCGGCGTGGTGATCGCCCGCGGCGTCGCCGAGCAGTTCGGTAAACGGGTCCGGTTGAGCACCAAGGCAATTGTCGGTGCGACGTCGAAAGGGCTGTCGGGGCAGATCGACGCCATGTTCGTGGCCGGCCCACCGCCGGATGCGGCCGTCATCATGATCGGCGCCAACGACATCACCAAACCGAACGGCATCGGCCCCTCGGCGCGGCGGCTCGGTGTGGCCGTACAGCGGTTACGGTCCGCGGGAGCGGTCGTAGTCGTCGGCACCTGCCCGGATTTCGGTGTCATCAAGGCGATTCCCCAACCATTGCGCTGGGTCGCACGGGACCGGGGGTTGCGGCTGGCCCGCGCGCAGGCCGGCGCCGTGCGGGCCGCGGGCGGTGTGCCGGTGCCGTTCTCCGATCTGCTGGCACCCGACTTCTACAAGACCCCCGAACTGTTGTTCTCACAGGACATGTTCCACCCATCGGCGGCCGGTTACGCTCTGGCGGCCAGCCAGTTGCTACCGGCGCTGTGTAATGCCTTGGGCAACTGGGACGGTGACGAGGCGCTGGAGACCGGTTCGGCGGACGATGCGTCGTTGCTGTCGCGGCTGGGCGGCGTGAGCAGGCTCTGGCGGCGGCCGACCGGAGTGCCCGCACCCATCGTGGTACCCGCGGGCTAG